A window of Festucalex cinctus isolate MCC-2025b chromosome 6, RoL_Fcin_1.0, whole genome shotgun sequence contains these coding sequences:
- the LOC144020202 gene encoding uncharacterized protein LOC144020202: MLFLILAVALLPAGLSAPVTDCDALTQQLQIQTRDQFLGVWTYLAESTNMPGSKVLTKMLVDNVWGKNYPANESDSFFVFQVQKMLGRCFSVTSKVTLVNDTLRTERPIAATEVLLTTSCPDCLILLSNYSFGESTYRGVQFLTRRPKVTSAEMEEFKRQVACLNLPSPVMFDSDKGLCSDESASKDAKTTDLTSIIDASNTEYMIRLDKMLNSRSGIQMVMDLVGK, translated from the exons ATGCTTTTCTTAATTCTCGCTGTGGCGCTTCTGCCAGCGGGCCTCTCGGCTCCTGTGACCGACTGTGACGCGTTGACCCAGCAGTTGCAAATCCAAACTCGCGACCAG TTCTTGGGCGTGTGGACGTACCTGGCAGAAAGCACCAACATGCCAGGATCCAAAGTTTTGACGAAGATGCTTGTGGACAACGTCTGGGGGAAAAACTACCCTGCCAATGAGAGCGACTCCTTCTTTGTGTTTCAAGTCCAAAAAAT gttgggCCGTTGCTTCAGTGTCACTTCTAAGGTGACCTTGGTCAATGACACTCTCCGCACGG AGCGTCCCATCGCTGCCACTGAGGTTCTCCTGACGACCAGCTGCCCTGACTGCCTAATTCTTCTGTCCAATTATAGCTTTGGAGAAAGCACCTACAGGGGCGTGCAGTTTCTGA CCAGGAGACCCAAGGTGACAAGTGCTGAGATGGAGGAATTTAAGAGGCAGGTGGCATGTCTGAACTTACCCTCACCTGTCATGTTTGATTCAGACAAAG GTCTGTGTTCAGATGAATCAGCATCAAAAGACGCCAAGACCACTGATCTGACCTCCATTATTGATGCATCCAACACAGAATATATGATTCGATTGGACAAGATGCTCAACAGTCGAAGTGGAATCCAGATGGTTATGGACTTGgttggaaagtaa
- the LOC144020914 gene encoding uncharacterized protein LOC144020914: MTSDGVVVLLLGLLSVGRAAPPMSCDALLKPISISNEQMLGRWLYMGGSSDLPGSRSLGHLLSSIWLDVRATSLSNVLTILQTQRIYGECSGMIYNVTMENSTLLIEHPFYLKEVYLPTDCSDCLAVYEEVKSSQDSFRSLLLFSKQRSVSPADVEMLKMQAKCLQMPSPLMMDPSHELCPDDIATSDGLAAFNSLLEAKMGQRVARMLDRIFDFFIN; encoded by the exons ATGACGAGCGACGGTGTTGTCGTTCTTTTGCTGGGTCTCCTCTCCGTGGGCCGGGCTGCTCCACCAATGAGCTGCGACGCTCTGCTGAAGCCCATAAGTATCAGCAATGAGCAA ATGTTGGGGCGCTGGCTGTACATGGGCGGAAGCTCTGACCTCCCGGGAAGTCGATCCCTGGGACATCTGCTCAGCAGCATCTGGCTGGACGTCCGCGCCACCTCCCTCAGCAACGTGCTCACCATCTTGCAGACGCAGAGAAT cTATGGCGAGTGTTCCGGCATGATATACAACGTGACCATGGAAAACAGTACATTGTTGATCG AGCATCCATTCTACCTGAAGGAAGTGTACCTCCCGACAGACTGCTCAGACTGCCTGGCGGTCTATGAAGAAGTCAAATCCAGTCAAGACTCTTTTAGGAGTCTTCTGCTTTTCA GCAAGCAACGAAGCGTTTCACCTGCTGATGTGGAAATGCTCAAGATGCAAGCAAAATGTCTCCAGATGCCCTCCCCACTCATGATGGACCCAAGCCATG AACTCTGCCCAGACGACATCGCGACGTCGGACGGACTTGCTGCCTTCAACTCCTTGTTAGAAGCAAAGATGGGGCAGCGGGTTGCGAggatgctggacagaattttcgaCTTCTTTATCAACTGA